In Gottschalkia purinilytica, the sequence AAGAGAAAAGAGATTTTACATTAGTTCTTAAAGGTCATATAGCATTAAATAGAACTAAATTTTTATATGGAGTTACTGGTACTAACCTAGATGTTATTGCTAGGCTTCCACTCTGGGAGCATGGAATAGATTATAAATGTGGAACTGGTCATGGAGTAGGATATTTACTAAGTGTTCATGAAGCACCTCAAAGATTTGCGATGTATTATAATGATACTGTACTTGAAAGTGGAATGGTTATAACTAATGAACCGGGAGTATATAAAGAAGGTAAGTATGGAATAAGAACGGAAAATACTTTACTAGTTGTTGAAGATGAAGAAACAGATTCAGGTCAATTTATGAAATTCGAAGTTATATCATTTTGTCCTATAGATTTAAGAGGAATAGATATAAATCTTCTTACTAATGAGGAAAAGGAATGGCTAAATAGATATCACAAAGATACTTATATAAAATTATCTCCATACTTAACTCAAGAAGAAAATCATTGGCTAAAAAATGCAACTAGAGAAATTTAGAATGATATAAATTAATATAAAGATGGAAGTCTCAGATGATATATTTTCTGAGACTTTTTCATTATATAATTTTCGTATGATAAGGAATTGATAAGTATATATAAACATAATACTTATATTATAATGAAAATATTATATATGCATTTTGAATTGAAGTGTTTGTAATTTTAGCCACTTAAAGCTCACGAAATTTAGCTAATTTAAAATTGATATAATGAATCGCTAATATATATAGAAAATACCAATATATAATTATATAAAATATGTTAATATTATGATATATTTTACATAATATAGTATATTAATGATGAAGAAAAACATTTTATGAAATTAAAAGTAGTTGAAGCTATTAATAATTACAGGGGGGATAAAAGTGGGATATTCTATGGTGTTAGATCAATTTAATAATATACTTGAAAGCTTAAAAGAAGATTATAAAATATTTGCTCCAAAGGTATTTAAAGATAAAGGAACTTATTCTGATACGGATATGATAAGGTATGGAGAGATAAGTAGTGTAAAAGAAATAGAGTTTGATCAAAAGTCTTATTACTCAGCAAAAGAGCTTATATTACCTATAACTCAAACGTTGTTTTATTTTACAGAAGATAATGTAATAGAACCTAAAGTAGATAATGAAAAAGGCATAATAATTTTTCTGCGAAGTTGTGATATAAATGCGATCGAAAGATTAGATGAAATTTATTTAAGGAATGGTCAAGAAGATCCATATTATAAAAAGTTAAGAGAAAAAGTAAAATTAGTTCTTATAGAATGTAAAAATAGTTTTGAAAATTGTTTTTGTGTAAGTATGGGATCAAATAAAACAGAAGATTATTCTTTATTCATAAGAAAGAAAGACAACGACATATTAGTTGACTTAAAAGATGATGAATTTTTAAGATATTTTGAAACTTATGATAAATCAGAAGTCTTGCCTAATTTTATAGAAAGTAATGAGATAAAAGTTAATATACCAGCAAATCTAGGAATAGATGCTTTTAGTTATGATTTATGGGAAGATTATTCTTCAAGATGCATATCGTGCGGTAGATGTAGCACTGTTTGCGGGACATGCTCTTGTTTTACTATGCAGGATATATTTTATAGCGATAACTTAAGTACAGGTGAAAGAAGAAGAGTATGGGCATCTTGTCAAATAGATGGATATACAACTATGGCAGGCGGTCATGAATATAGAAAAGATAAGGGTGAACGAATGAGGTTTAAAACTATGCATAAAATATATGATTTTAATAAAAGATTTGGATATCAAATGTGTGTAGGATGTGGAAGATGTGATGATGCTTGTCCTGAATATATTTCTTTTTCACATTGTATAAATAAATTAGAC encodes:
- the asrA gene encoding anaerobic sulfite reductase subunit AsrA — its product is MGYSMVLDQFNNILESLKEDYKIFAPKVFKDKGTYSDTDMIRYGEISSVKEIEFDQKSYYSAKELILPITQTLFYFTEDNVIEPKVDNEKGIIIFLRSCDINAIERLDEIYLRNGQEDPYYKKLREKVKLVLIECKNSFENCFCVSMGSNKTEDYSLFIRKKDNDILVDLKDDEFLRYFETYDKSEVLPNFIESNEIKVNIPANLGIDAFSYDLWEDYSSRCISCGRCSTVCGTCSCFTMQDIFYSDNLSTGERRRVWASCQIDGYTTMAGGHEYRKDKGERMRFKTMHKIYDFNKRFGYQMCVGCGRCDDACPEYISFSHCINKLDKLVKEVK